A single window of Methylobacterium nodulans ORS 2060 DNA harbors:
- a CDS encoding tetratricopeptide repeat protein, whose amino-acid sequence MRRRRYEVTAGIAAALLIVLAARGSAAVEGSSVTATTCAVAAGRDASHNTLTCNFGLTPEQLREATKAAVEGATGPLMDRIEAISRRLGITSSAAQALLRIVGEQPDVPDERLAEVLTKVAADYVRLKAQVAGLNPDNPTAKALVASAQAEIEAGHLDRGRELLRQATQAQLAAAEMARQLRDQAQAAADAQMLGAARSMAAEGDVAQTERRYLEAAELYGQAAAYAPPGRLDEHSALIERQAGALYSQGEERGDNDALRKSADLYRNVLAERPRERVPLDWAMTQNDLGTALHRLGERESGTAQLEQAVAAYTAALQERTRERVPLAWAQTQMNLGTALQRLGERESGTAQLEQAVAAFTAALQEFTRERVPLAWATTQNNLGTALHRLGERESGTGRLEQAVAAFTAALQERTRERVPLDWAMTQNNLGTALQRLGARESGTAQLEQAVAAFTAALQEFTRERVPLAWATTQNNLGAALRVLGERESGTGCLEQAVAAYTAALEEFTRARVPLAWAMTQNNLGVALRVLGERESGTGRLEQAVAAFTAALQERTRERVPLDWAMTQVNLGTALLRLGERESGTGRLEQAVAVFDASLSVIAAVWPPEWVADVRARRAKAQAEIRRRQKK is encoded by the coding sequence ATGCGCCGACGCCGGTACGAAGTAACCGCGGGGATCGCGGCTGCCTTACTGATCGTCTTGGCAGCGCGGGGCAGCGCGGCGGTCGAGGGCTCGTCGGTGACGGCGACCACCTGTGCGGTGGCGGCCGGGCGCGACGCCTCACACAACACGCTCACCTGCAACTTCGGGCTGACGCCCGAGCAGCTGCGTGAGGCGACGAAGGCCGCGGTCGAGGGCGCGACCGGTCCCCTGATGGACAGGATCGAGGCGATCAGCCGGCGGCTCGGCATCACGTCCAGCGCGGCACAGGCCCTGCTGCGCATTGTGGGCGAGCAGCCGGATGTACCCGACGAGCGCTTGGCCGAGGTGCTGACCAAGGTTGCCGCCGACTACGTCCGGCTCAAGGCCCAGGTGGCGGGGTTGAACCCGGACAATCCGACTGCCAAGGCCCTGGTCGCCTCGGCGCAGGCGGAGATCGAGGCGGGCCATCTCGACCGGGGGCGTGAGCTGTTGCGGCAAGCCACTCAGGCGCAGCTCGCCGCGGCCGAGATGGCGCGGCAGCTGCGCGATCAAGCGCAGGCGGCCGCGGATGCGCAAATGCTGGGCGCGGCACGCTCGATGGCGGCCGAGGGAGACGTGGCTCAGACGGAGCGGCGGTACCTTGAGGCAGCGGAGCTGTATGGCCAAGCGGCTGCCTATGCTCCGCCCGGACGTCTCGACGAGCACAGCGCTCTTATCGAGCGGCAGGCGGGGGCTTTGTACTCGCAAGGCGAGGAGCGCGGCGACAATGACGCCTTGCGCAAGTCAGCTGACCTCTACCGGAATGTGCTTGCAGAGCGGCCACGCGAGCGGGTGCCTCTCGACTGGGCTATGACGCAGAACGACCTCGGCACCGCGCTCCACAGGCTTGGGGAGCGGGAGAGCGGGACGGCACAGCTCGAACAGGCGGTCGCGGCTTACACCGCCGCCCTGCAGGAGCGGACGCGCGAGCGCGTACCGCTCGCCTGGGCCCAGACGCAGATGAACCTCGGCACCGCGCTCCAGAGGCTTGGGGAGCGGGAGAGCGGGACGGCACAGCTCGAACAGGCGGTCGCCGCCTTCACCGCCGCCCTGCAGGAATTCACGCGCGAGCGCGTGCCTCTCGCCTGGGCCACGACGCAGAACAACCTCGGCACCGCGCTCCACAGGCTTGGGGAGCGGGAGAGCGGGACGGGGCGTCTGGAGCAGGCGGTGGCCGCCTTCACCGCCGCCCTGCAGGAGCGCACGCGCGAGCGCGTGCCGCTCGACTGGGCTATGACGCAGAACAACCTCGGCACCGCGCTCCAGAGGCTCGGGGCGCGGGAGAGCGGGACGGCACAGCTCGAACAGGCGGTCGCCGCCTTCACCGCCGCCCTGCAGGAATTCACGCGCGAGCGCGTGCCTCTCGCCTGGGCCACGACGCAGAACAACCTCGGCGCCGCGCTCCGAGTCCTTGGGGAGCGGGAGAGCGGGACGGGGTGTCTGGAGCAGGCGGTTGCGGCCTACACCGCCGCCCTGGAGGAATTCACACGCGCGCGGGTGCCTCTCGCTTGGGCCATGACGCAGAACAACCTCGGCGTCGCGCTCCGAGTCCTTGGGGAGCGGGAGAGCGGGACGGGGCGTCTGGAGCAGGCGGTGGCCGCCTTCACCGCCGCGCTGCAGGAACGCACGCGCGAGCGGGTGCCGCTCGACTGGGCCATGACGCAGGTGAACCTCGGCACCGCGCTCCTGAGACTCGGGGAGCGGGAGAGCGGGACGGGGCGTCTGGAGCAGGCGGTGGCGGTCTTTGACGCAAGCCTGAGCGTCATCGCAGCCGTTTGGCCGCCTGAATGGGTCGCGGACGTCCGTGCACGGCGAGCGAAAGCGCAGGCCGAGATCCGCCGGCGGCAGAAGAAGTAG
- a CDS encoding IS5-like element ISMno12 family transposase has translation MSARLEWMNGPSLVWTAANRPRYDRRSQRYPSDMTNDEWLTLEPLLPVAEGIGRPRTYPIRDIMNGIRYVQRYGIPWDAMPKDLPPASLCYDYWRLLTDGGHMDRINHHLVMRDREKSGKEASPTLAIVDAQAVKCDAPQGERGYDAAKQVLGRKRHLAVDSDGRLLAVMITPANVQDQEGGIPLVKRLVRLCPWIKTIVVDGGYKARFIEAVQAGTSRVVEVVVRPQFGKGFVLLPKRWRIEQSIGALTVSRRLKLDYDTLLHISAAAMLFASITRLLASITMK, from the coding sequence ATGTCTGCTCGTCTCGAATGGATGAATGGCCCCTCCTTGGTCTGGACCGCTGCAAATCGGCCGCGCTATGATCGTCGCAGCCAGAGATACCCGAGTGATATGACGAACGACGAGTGGCTCACCCTGGAGCCACTGCTTCCTGTCGCGGAGGGGATCGGGCGGCCCCGGACCTATCCTATTCGGGACATCATGAACGGCATCCGCTACGTGCAGCGGTACGGCATTCCCTGGGATGCCATGCCAAAGGATCTGCCGCCCGCCAGTCTCTGCTACGATTACTGGCGGTTGCTCACCGATGGCGGCCACATGGACCGGATCAACCATCATCTCGTGATGAGGGATCGTGAGAAGTCCGGGAAAGAAGCCAGTCCAACGCTGGCGATTGTGGATGCCCAGGCGGTGAAGTGTGACGCCCCGCAAGGCGAGCGCGGGTACGATGCGGCGAAACAAGTGCTGGGGCGCAAGCGGCATCTGGCGGTCGACAGCGACGGACGCCTGCTTGCGGTGATGATCACTCCGGCCAACGTTCAGGATCAAGAGGGCGGGATCCCGCTCGTCAAGCGCTTGGTTCGTCTCTGTCCCTGGATCAAGACAATCGTGGTGGACGGTGGGTACAAGGCCCGTTTCATTGAGGCGGTTCAGGCTGGCACGAGCCGTGTCGTGGAAGTGGTCGTACGGCCGCAATTTGGGAAGGGCTTTGTGCTTCTGCCGAAACGATGGCGGATTGAGCAAAGCATCGGCGCTCTCACGGTGTCGCGCCGTCTCAAGCTGGATTACGATACGCTGCTTCACATCTCGGCGGCGGCTATGCTTTTCGCCTCTATAACTCGGCTTCTCGCGTCAATCACTATGAAATGA
- a CDS encoding S8 family peptidase, producing MLYHPAFSLGHPFPTDSKVPASRFTGRGIRVAVLDTGLDAGHPDFAGRRITTQSFIQGEQVQDGHGHGTHCIGTACGARRPGQLPRYGIAYEAEIFAGKVLSNQGSGADGGILSGIQWAVANGCAIISMSLGGRVGPGQSYSRVFEHAARRVLARGTLIIAAAGNESQRPGFIAPVGHPANCPSIMAVGALNRQFQVAPFSCGGLNPEGGQVDIAGPGVDIRSSWPRPVLYNSISGTSMATPHVAGIAALWAECDPQFRGRALMSILTQSARRLPLLTRDIGAGLVQAP from the coding sequence ATGCTCTATCATCCCGCATTTTCTCTTGGCCACCCTTTCCCAACGGACTCTAAGGTACCGGCCTCTCGCTTTACCGGCCGCGGTATCCGAGTTGCGGTTCTCGATACCGGCCTCGATGCCGGACATCCGGACTTTGCGGGTCGACGGATTACAACTCAATCCTTCATCCAGGGGGAGCAGGTCCAAGACGGGCACGGACATGGAACTCATTGCATCGGAACAGCCTGCGGGGCTCGCCGGCCGGGGCAGCTACCCCGGTACGGGATCGCCTATGAGGCCGAAATCTTCGCCGGTAAGGTTCTTTCCAACCAGGGCAGTGGCGCAGATGGAGGCATCTTATCGGGTATCCAGTGGGCAGTAGCAAACGGCTGTGCCATCATCTCCATGTCGCTCGGCGGCAGGGTGGGACCAGGTCAGTCATACTCCCGAGTTTTCGAACACGCAGCGCGGCGAGTGCTGGCCAGGGGAACCTTGATCATTGCAGCGGCCGGCAATGAGAGCCAGCGTCCCGGGTTCATCGCTCCGGTCGGTCATCCCGCGAATTGCCCTTCGATTATGGCGGTCGGTGCCCTTAATCGTCAGTTCCAAGTCGCCCCGTTCTCCTGTGGAGGCCTTAATCCGGAGGGGGGACAGGTCGATATTGCAGGCCCGGGAGTCGACATCCGCTCAAGTTGGCCGCGGCCTGTTCTCTACAACAGCATCAGCGGGACCAGCATGGCAACCCCGCATGTTGCCGGTATCGCGGCTCTCTGGGCGGAATGCGATCCCCAGTTTCGCGGTCGCGCCCTGATGAGCATACTAACCCAGTCGGCTCGGCGCCTGCCTCTCCTAACACGTGACATTGGCGCGGGATTGGTGCAGGCGCCTTGA
- a CDS encoding low affinity iron permease family protein yields the protein MALGEAFTTFASAIAHAAGRPSAFLLCLVVILAWAVSGPLFHYSDTWQLIINTGTTIVTFLMVFLIQNTQNRDGAAIQAKLDELIRTSAAQNRYIGIEHLTVEELDELRQRCEARAAKHDEARRAADLAEKAADRKARDAGLSQTR from the coding sequence ATGGCGCTCGGCGAGGCTTTCACTACGTTCGCCTCGGCCATTGCCCACGCCGCCGGCCGGCCAAGTGCTTTTCTCCTCTGCCTGGTGGTGATCCTGGCTTGGGCGGTGAGCGGGCCGCTGTTCCACTACTCGGACACCTGGCAGCTCATCATCAACACCGGCACCACCATCGTGACGTTCCTGATGGTGTTCCTGATCCAGAACACGCAGAACCGAGACGGGGCCGCCATCCAGGCCAAACTTGACGAGCTGATCCGGACCAGCGCCGCCCAGAACCGCTACATCGGCATCGAGCACCTCACCGTGGAGGAGTTGGATGAGCTGCGCCAACGCTGCGAGGCCCGGGCCGCCAAACACGACGAGGCCCGCCGGGCGGCCGATCTCGCCGAGAAGGCCGCAGACCGGAAGGCGCGTGACGCGGGCCTGTCGCAAACGCGATGA
- a CDS encoding VOC family protein, which translates to MDPVVHFEMPYEDRDRMVQFYESAFGWKAQKLGPEMGNYVIVTTANADVKPDAPRGSIDGGFWEKRADWPAQVPAIVIGVGDIRGTMEKILRAGGKILGDPMQIPGVGEYVSFLDTEGNRASLLQPSM; encoded by the coding sequence ATGGATCCTGTTGTCCATTTCGAAATGCCCTATGAGGACCGTGACCGTATGGTCCAGTTCTACGAAAGCGCATTCGGCTGGAAGGCACAGAAACTTGGCCCAGAAATGGGCAATTATGTCATCGTCACGACAGCCAACGCTGACGTCAAGCCAGATGCCCCACGGGGTTCTATCGACGGAGGATTTTGGGAGAAGAGAGCGGATTGGCCGGCACAGGTTCCTGCTATTGTCATCGGTGTGGGCGACATTAGGGGCACAATGGAGAAAATTCTGCGTGCCGGTGGCAAGATCCTAGGAGATCCTATGCAGATTCCCGGCGTCGGAGAGTATGTGTCGTTTCTCGATACCGAGGGAAATCGGGCTAGCTTGCTTCAACCTTCCATGTGA
- a CDS encoding IS630-like element ISMno11 family transposase (programmed frameshift) has protein sequence MPSALSVDLRQRVVSAVAEGASCHQAAARFGVSVASVSRWSRQQEGQGDVTPKPMGGDQRSQRIEAHAELILQTYQAHPQSFLHELCETLQEQGVPVSRSSLSRFFARHRITRKKRATYAAEQEREDVKAAREAWFAGQLELDPERLVFLDETAATTSMVRRYGWAPRGERCRLAAPAGHWKTTTVIAGLRTSGPDAIALLDGPVTGERFRAYVTDTLVPTLRPGDTVILDNLGAHKVAGVREAIAATGARLLYLPPYSPEFNPIEQAFAKLKALLRRAAARSVSELWAAIHQAFKCFSPAECRNYFTAAGYEDDAYAST, from the exons ATGCCCTCAGCTTTGTCTGTCGACCTGCGCCAGCGCGTCGTCTCGGCCGTTGCAGAAGGCGCCTCCTGCCATCAGGCCGCCGCGCGCTTCGGGGTCAGCGTGGCCAGCGTCAGCCGCTGGTCCAGGCAGCAGGAGGGCCAGGGAGATGTCACGCCCAAGCCCATGGGCGGCGACCAGCGCTCGCAGCGCATCGAGGCTCATGCCGAGCTCATCCTGCAGACCTACCAAGCCCACCCGCAGAGCTTCCTGCATGAGCTCTGCGAGACGCTCCAGGAGCAAGGCGTTCCGGTCAGCCGCAGTAGCCTGTCGCGCTTCTTCGCCCGGCACCGCATCACGCGGA AAAAAAGGGCGACGTACGCAGCTGAGCAGGAGCGGGAGGATGTAAAGGCGGCTCGTGAGGCGTGGTTTGCCGGCCAGCTTGAGCTGGATCCGGAGCGACTGGTGTTCCTGGATGAGACCGCCGCCACCACCAGCATGGTCCGCCGCTACGGCTGGGCCCCGCGCGGCGAGCGTTGCCGCCTCGCGGCACCCGCAGGGCACTGGAAAACCACCACTGTGATTGCCGGGCTGCGCACGAGCGGGCCTGACGCGATCGCTCTGCTGGACGGCCCTGTGACGGGCGAACGCTTCCGCGCCTACGTGACCGACACCCTGGTCCCCACCCTGAGACCCGGCGACACCGTGATCCTGGACAATCTGGGCGCTCACAAGGTGGCCGGCGTGCGCGAGGCGATCGCGGCAACCGGGGCCCGGCTGCTTTATCTTCCTCCGTACTCACCTGAGTTCAACCCGATTGAGCAGGCCTTCGCCAAGCTGAAAGCGCTGTTGCGCAGGGCGGCGGCCCGCAGTGTCAGTGAACTCTGGGCGGCGATCCACCAAGCCTTCAAATGCTTCTCGCCGGCTGAGTGCCGCAACTACTTCACAGCTGCTGGATACGAGGATGATGCTTACGCTTCAACCTGA
- a CDS encoding DUF1801 domain-containing protein gives MADKKTEVAGATAAKDAKTASQLIDVKITALADWRGEMLARIRNLIREADLDVIEEVKWRKPSNPAGVPVWSHAGIICTGEIYKDKVKLTFAKGALLDDPSGLFNSSLEGNIRRAIDIEKGVQIDETALKALIRAAVALNTNSR, from the coding sequence ATGGCCGACAAGAAGACCGAGGTTGCAGGTGCAACGGCCGCCAAGGATGCGAAGACTGCATCTCAGCTGATTGACGTCAAGATTACGGCGCTGGCCGATTGGCGCGGCGAGATGCTCGCGCGCATCCGCAATCTCATCCGCGAGGCTGACCTTGATGTCATCGAGGAGGTGAAATGGCGCAAGCCATCTAATCCAGCCGGTGTCCCGGTCTGGTCGCACGCGGGGATCATCTGCACCGGCGAGATTTACAAAGATAAAGTGAAGCTGACGTTCGCGAAGGGTGCTTTGCTTGATGATCCGTCAGGCCTGTTCAACTCCAGCCTTGAAGGCAACATCAGACGCGCGATTGATATCGAAAAAGGTGTCCAGATCGACGAAACGGCGTTGAAGGCGCTCATCCGCGCGGCCGTGGCGCTGAATACAAACAGTCGCTGA
- a CDS encoding IS6-like element ISMno37 family transposase: protein MILNALALKLKRQARGDFKGRHFEATLIVQAVSWYLRYALSYRDIEEMLLERGLEVDHSTLNRWVLAYAPAIERRLRMLRKPHCGSVRVDETYICIRGQWRYLYRAIDKHGEPVDFLLTAHRDLDAAKRFFRKMLKEEPLLAPDRIGTDGAGPYPPAIAESHEEGLLPRAPTHHVTKHLQQGIESDHFRVKRPMPRVGGFRSFTTGRRTIQGFEAMLWLRKGFGFAGAWTVREQNQLLAHCFGLPVANKA, encoded by the coding sequence ATGATCCTCAACGCCCTCGCCCTCAAGCTGAAGCGCCAAGCTCGCGGCGACTTCAAGGGCCGGCACTTCGAGGCCACGCTCATCGTCCAAGCTGTCTCCTGGTATCTGCGCTACGCCCTGAGCTACCGCGACATCGAGGAGATGCTGCTCGAACGCGGCCTGGAGGTGGATCACTCCACCCTCAATCGCTGGGTGCTCGCCTACGCGCCGGCCATCGAGCGCCGCTTACGCATGCTCCGCAAACCGCATTGCGGATCGGTGCGCGTCGACGAAACGTACATCTGCATCCGGGGCCAGTGGCGCTACCTGTACCGCGCCATCGACAAGCACGGGGAGCCGGTCGACTTCCTCCTCACCGCCCACCGCGACCTGGACGCCGCCAAGCGCTTCTTCCGCAAGATGCTCAAGGAGGAGCCGCTGCTCGCGCCGGATCGCATCGGCACCGATGGAGCCGGCCCCTACCCGCCGGCCATCGCCGAAAGCCACGAGGAGGGTCTGCTGCCCCGGGCACCGACCCACCACGTCACCAAGCACCTGCAGCAAGGGATCGAGAGCGACCACTTCCGGGTCAAGCGGCCGATGCCCCGCGTGGGCGGGTTCCGCTCGTTCACCACGGGGCGGCGCACGATCCAGGGCTTCGAGGCCATGCTGTGGTTGCGCAAGGGCTTCGGGTTCGCGGGGGCGTGGACCGTGCGCGAGCAGAACCAACTGCTCGCGCACTGCTTCGGACTTCCCGTCGCGAACAAAGCGTGA
- a CDS encoding MBL fold metallo-hydrolase, with amino-acid sequence MEVRVLGCGDAFGSGGRFNTCFHITTPATRFLIDCGASALIAMRRFGVEPNAIQTVFLTHLHGDHFGGLPFLILDAQLVSRRTAPLTIVGPSTLRERLAALMEAMFPGSSTVERRFDLRLIELGPEMPTEVDGVTVTAFPVRHPSGAPSYALRLACEGRTLCYTGDTEWVDALYPAGREVDLLIAEAYTAERPVRYHLDWATLRKHLPAMAAKSVLLTHMSPDMLDRIPEGCTAAEDGGVILL; translated from the coding sequence ATGGAGGTGCGCGTCCTCGGGTGTGGCGACGCCTTCGGTTCGGGAGGTCGCTTCAACACCTGCTTCCACATCACGACGCCGGCCACGCGCTTCCTGATCGACTGTGGCGCGTCCGCCTTGATCGCGATGCGCCGCTTCGGCGTCGAGCCCAACGCCATCCAGACCGTCTTCCTGACCCACCTGCACGGCGACCACTTCGGCGGGCTGCCCTTCCTGATCCTCGACGCACAGCTCGTCAGCCGACGCACCGCGCCCCTGACGATTGTCGGCCCCTCCACTCTGCGCGAGCGCCTGGCTGCGTTGATGGAGGCCATGTTCCCCGGATCCAGCACCGTCGAGCGCCGCTTCGACCTGCGCCTTATCGAGCTGGGGCCGGAGATGCCGACCGAGGTGGACGGCGTGACCGTGACGGCTTTCCCTGTCCGCCATCCTTCCGGTGCGCCCTCCTATGCGCTGCGTCTGGCCTGCGAGGGGCGCACACTCTGCTACACGGGCGACACGGAATGGGTGGACGCGCTCTACCCCGCTGGTCGTGAGGTCGACCTCCTGATCGCGGAAGCCTACACGGCCGAGCGGCCCGTTCGCTATCATCTCGACTGGGCCACGCTGCGGAAGCACCTGCCTGCCATGGCCGCGAAGTCCGTCCTGCTCACGCACATGAGCCCGGACATGCTTGACCGCATACCGGAGGGTTGCACGGCGGCCGAAGATGGAGGTGTGATCCTCCTGTGA
- a CDS encoding tetratricopeptide repeat protein yields MGLAAALLIVLAARGSAAAEGSSVTATTCAVAAGRDASHNTLTCNFGLTPEQLREVTKAAVEGAGSLLDRVEAISRRLGITSSAAQTLLRIVGEQPDVPDERLAEVLTKVATDYMRLKAQVAGLNPDNPTAKALVASAQAEIEAGHLDRGRELLRQATQAQLAAAEAAEQLRDQAQAAVDAQKLGAARSTAAEGDVAQTERKYLEAAELYGQAASYVPSRHLDEHSALVERQAGALYWQGYERGDNDALRKSADLCRTVLAERPRERVPLEWAGTQNNLGLALQRLGERESGPARLEQAVAAYTAVLEEYTRERVPLAWAMTQNNLGNALKALGERESGPGRLEQAVAAYTAALQERTRERVPLDWAQTQMNLGTALQRLGERESGPGRLEQAVAAFTAALEEYTRERVPLDWAMTQNNLGTALFRLGERESGTGRLEQAVAAYTAALQERTRERVPLDWAQTQMNLGLALAVLGERESGPARLEQAVAAYTAALQERTRERVPLDWAMTQNNLGLVLAVLGERESGPGRLEQAVAAYTAALQERTRERVPLDWAQTQMNLGTALQRLGERESGPGRLEQAVAAFDASLSVIAGVWPPEWVADVRARRAKAQAEIFLRQ; encoded by the coding sequence GTGGGTCTCGCGGCTGCGCTGCTGATCGTCTTGGCAGCACGGGGCAGCGCGGCGGCCGAGGGCTCGTCAGTGACGGCGACCACCTGCGCGGTCGCGGCCGGGCGCGACGCCTCACACAACACGCTCACCTGCAACTTCGGCCTCACGCCCGAGCAGCTGCGGGAGGTGACGAAGGCCGCCGTTGAGGGCGCTGGCTCCCTGCTGGACAGGGTCGAGGCGATCAGCCGGCGCCTCGGCATCACCTCCAGCGCAGCGCAGACGCTGCTGCGCATTGTCGGCGAGCAGCCGGACGTGCCGGACGAGCGCCTGGCCGAGGTGCTGACCAAGGTGGCCACCGACTACATGCGGCTCAAGGCCCAGGTGGCGGGGCTGAACCCGGACAATCCGACCGCCAAGGCCCTGGTCGCCTCGGCGCAGGCGGAGATCGAAGCTGGCCATCTGGACCGGGGGCGTGAGCTGCTGCGGCAAGCCACGCAGGCGCAGCTGGCCGCGGCCGAGGCGGCAGAGCAGCTGCGGGATCAGGCGCAGGCGGCCGTGGACGCACAGAAGCTGGGCGCGGCGCGCTCGACAGCAGCGGAAGGGGACGTGGCTCAGACGGAGCGGAAGTACTTGGAAGCAGCGGAGTTGTATGGCCAAGCGGCGTCCTACGTTCCCTCCAGACATCTCGACGAGCACAGCGCTCTTGTAGAGCGGCAGGCAGGGGCTTTGTACTGGCAAGGTTACGAGCGCGGCGACAATGACGCGTTGCGTAAGTCTGCCGACCTCTGCCGTACTGTGCTTGCGGAGCGGCCACGTGAGCGCGTGCCCCTTGAGTGGGCCGGGACGCAGAACAACCTCGGCCTCGCGCTCCAGAGGCTCGGGGAGCGGGAGAGCGGGCCGGCGCGGCTGGAGCAGGCGGTCGCGGCCTACACCGCTGTCTTGGAGGAATACACGCGCGAGCGGGTGCCGCTCGCCTGGGCCATGACACAGAACAACCTCGGCAATGCGCTCAAAGCGCTCGGGGAGCGGGAGAGCGGGCCGGGGCGGCTGGAGCAGGCGGTGGCGGCTTACACCGCCGCCCTGCAGGAACGCACGCGCGAGCGGGTGCCGCTCGACTGGGCCCAGACGCAGATGAATCTCGGCACTGCGCTTCAGAGGCTCGGGGAGCGGGAGAGCGGGCCGGGGCGGCTGGAGCAGGCGGTGGCCGCCTTCACCGCCGCTCTGGAGGAATACACGCGCGAGCGGGTGCCGCTCGACTGGGCCATGACACAGAACAATCTCGGCACCGCACTTTTCAGGCTCGGGGAGCGGGAGAGCGGGACGGGGCGTCTGGAGCAGGCGGTGGCGGCCTACACCGCCGCCCTGCAGGAGCGGACGCGCGAGCGGGTGCCGCTCGACTGGGCCCAGACGCAGATGAACCTCGGCCTCGCGCTCGCGGTGCTTGGGGAGCGGGAGAGCGGGCCGGCGCGGCTGGAGCAGGCGGTGGCGGCCTACACCGCCGCCCTGCAGGAACGCACACGCGAGCGGGTGCCGCTCGACTGGGCCATGACACAGAACAATCTCGGCCTCGTGCTCGCGGTGCTTGGGGAGCGGGAGAGCGGGCCGGGGCGTCTGGAGCAGGCGGTGGCGGCCTACACCGCCGCCCTGCAGGAGCGGACGCGCGAGCGGGTGCCGCTCGACTGGGCCCAGACGCAGATGAATCTCGGCACTGCGCTTCAGAGGCTCGGGGAGCGGGAGAGCGGGCCGGGGCGGCTGGAGCAGGCGGTCGCGGCCTTTGACGCAAGCCTGAGCGTCATCGCAGGCGTTTGGCCTCCTGAATGGGTCGCGGACGTTCGTGCACGGCGCGCGAAAGCGCAGGCCGAGATTTTTCTGCGTCAATGA
- a CDS encoding toll/interleukin-1 receptor domain-containing protein — MIDSSTNKRDFFVSFNKADRAWAAWIAWVLEEKGYSVFFQDWDFKGNFVLEMDKAHAQSRRTIAVLSPDYLASRFTAPEWAARFAQDATSEHDLLLPVRVRPCNLEGLLAQIVYVDLVGCSEEEARRKLLQRVEGIRLKPDEPPLFPGQASHDVPERPAFPMAVPMGEKAMAQDIHPARKRAVPTTWLVAALALAALVVAIGLVVFRQGNTNIAATDNSVAAGRDATGITINKDGAK, encoded by the coding sequence GTGATCGACAGTTCAACCAATAAGCGCGATTTTTTCGTCAGCTTCAACAAGGCTGACCGCGCATGGGCGGCCTGGATTGCCTGGGTGCTAGAGGAAAAGGGCTACTCAGTCTTCTTTCAAGACTGGGATTTCAAGGGCAACTTCGTCCTTGAGATGGATAAAGCACACGCTCAGTCACGTCGCACCATCGCCGTGCTCTCGCCCGACTACCTTGCCTCCCGCTTCACCGCCCCCGAGTGGGCGGCGCGCTTTGCCCAGGATGCCACAAGCGAGCACGATCTGCTGCTGCCCGTGCGCGTGCGGCCGTGCAATCTTGAGGGCCTGCTCGCCCAAATCGTCTATGTCGACTTGGTTGGTTGTAGCGAGGAGGAGGCACGCCGTAAGCTTCTCCAGCGTGTCGAAGGTATCCGCCTCAAGCCGGATGAGCCGCCCCTGTTCCCCGGGCAGGCCAGCCACGATGTTCCCGAACGGCCCGCGTTTCCGATGGCTGTGCCGATGGGCGAGAAAGCGATGGCACAAGACATTCATCCAGCCAGAAAACGCGCAGTCCCGACAACTTGGCTCGTCGCGGCACTAGCTCTGGCAGCTTTAGTGGTAGCTATAGGATTGGTGGTCTTCCGGCAAGGGAACACGAATATAGCAGCGACAGACAATAGTGTGGCCGCAGGTCGGGACGCTACAGGAATTACCATCAATAAAGATGGGGCTAAGTAG